One stretch of Pirellulaceae bacterium DNA includes these proteins:
- a CDS encoding DUF1553 domain-containing protein, which yields MGLFGQGLSVRCLIVFVLLVVIGEKLSFGSPPVFEKDVRPIFLLKCGECHGGQAREANLDLRSVFAIQRGGDSGAAITKLSADESLLIERIQSGEMPPENHPALTPAEIALIRRWIDTGARSRASDVTHDEWTQRMTKGGASWAFQSPIRPVVPGSLPSIISSRDQPAISPDNETLRGHLQAWYRAESISTQHGERVVEWIDESGNDRHLRPTWNRVDALVGAPPRWMRYSTIGNQAAVRFNEIAGLSSPADNPVEIDGDASWTITMVVNMRPPSQDRQTSVLIGFGDPAAEHDPGRPSASLLEIHRLSGQLSHSGGYAHDARTSPQLMWSLYEKPLVISLVKRAGPMAPMSSLFVNGRPVPSRALLGSSASPKIRHRTDLGIFLGRAHESLGAFRGDLAEVSIYNIALKDSQRRAVEEGLIQKYAIVVPDRQWGDPPRHPIDAFIQAKLREKKLVAAPLADRRTLIRRAYFDLIGLPPKPAEIEAFVNDTAVGAWERVIEQLLHSKHYGERWGRHWLDVARYADTGGYETDIYYRNAWRFRDYVVKSFNDDKPYDQFVQEQIAGDEIWADNLDLGGSYVMDPEKKRHFEALTGTGFYVLGPQIHESNMDVKKLTNERLTDWVDTTGAAFMGLTFACARCHDHKFDPISQRDYYSLQAIFATSREIEMPMQHGMGLADWKQHYPKMLAVEEARKAYRAYQQANSEGERTEVEQRRLQELKMELADRLLALPEKDAQGDLYVGVYERPTVSVLGHYRAGLAPQVLLLSRGDLSRPKQSMVPRLPQLLAQQTNVNSLLTVNSIGRRKEFARWLTRPDHPLTARVMANRIWQWHFGRGIVATSNDFGRMGAPPTHPPLLDWLASEFVARGWSVKSMHRLMMTSRTYRQSSLFYTEEHAQQDPDNRLLWRMNRRRLAGEVIWDAVHSVAGTINLAMGGRPVMPPLLAEELTNKSIWVESELASDQTRRGLYIVVRRNFNFPLFDLFDAPVNAVSCSGRDASTVAPQALWLLNNQLGFEQAKNFAMRLVHEVGQEPTAQVKRAWQVALGRPASGKEVTEAVAFLDRLEEMADDSLPVDKQPAGLNQLAPRRAAALTKLCLTLFNLNEFVYVD from the coding sequence ATGGGTCTGTTCGGGCAAGGTCTGTCTGTTCGCTGTCTGATCGTGTTTGTGCTGCTGGTCGTCATCGGGGAAAAATTATCTTTCGGTTCGCCTCCGGTTTTTGAAAAAGACGTCCGCCCCATTTTTTTGCTGAAATGCGGGGAATGTCACGGCGGCCAAGCTCGTGAAGCGAATTTGGATCTGCGTTCCGTATTTGCGATTCAACGTGGTGGCGATTCGGGGGCAGCCATCACGAAATTATCGGCGGACGAGAGTTTATTGATCGAACGGATTCAAAGTGGGGAAATGCCTCCGGAGAATCACCCCGCGCTCACTCCCGCTGAAATCGCCTTGATCCGTCGTTGGATTGATACGGGAGCCCGATCCCGTGCAAGTGATGTAACGCACGATGAGTGGACGCAGCGAATGACGAAGGGGGGTGCTTCTTGGGCTTTCCAGTCACCCATCCGCCCTGTTGTTCCTGGTTCGCTGCCTAGCATAATTTCGTCCCGTGATCAGCCGGCCATTTCGCCTGATAATGAAACGCTCCGAGGTCATTTGCAGGCTTGGTATCGCGCGGAAAGTATCTCGACCCAACATGGGGAGCGGGTTGTTGAGTGGATCGACGAGAGCGGGAACGATCGGCATCTGCGTCCGACCTGGAATCGAGTTGATGCTCTCGTCGGTGCTCCACCACGTTGGATGCGGTATTCGACAATCGGGAATCAAGCCGCAGTTCGATTCAATGAGATTGCGGGCCTGTCATCGCCTGCTGATAATCCGGTCGAGATTGATGGTGATGCGTCCTGGACCATCACGATGGTTGTCAATATGCGACCGCCAAGCCAGGACAGGCAGACCTCTGTGTTGATTGGCTTCGGGGATCCTGCTGCGGAACATGATCCGGGGCGACCGTCGGCTTCATTGCTCGAGATCCATCGTTTGAGTGGTCAGTTGAGTCACTCGGGTGGTTACGCGCATGACGCCCGTACATCTCCCCAATTAATGTGGTCACTCTACGAGAAGCCGCTCGTAATCAGCCTCGTCAAACGTGCCGGCCCGATGGCGCCGATGAGTTCTCTGTTTGTGAATGGTCGCCCGGTTCCTTCGAGAGCATTACTGGGAAGCTCGGCAAGTCCAAAAATCCGTCATCGGACCGATCTGGGGATTTTTTTGGGTCGGGCGCACGAGTCGCTTGGTGCTTTTCGAGGCGATTTGGCCGAGGTCAGCATCTACAATATCGCGTTGAAAGACTCACAACGTCGGGCGGTCGAGGAGGGGCTGATCCAAAAATATGCCATCGTGGTACCGGATCGGCAGTGGGGGGATCCGCCCCGCCATCCGATTGATGCGTTCATTCAAGCAAAGCTGCGGGAAAAAAAACTGGTGGCGGCTCCTCTCGCAGATCGACGAACGCTTATCCGTCGTGCCTATTTTGATCTGATTGGTTTGCCGCCAAAACCAGCGGAGATCGAAGCGTTTGTGAATGATACCGCAGTCGGTGCTTGGGAACGCGTCATTGAGCAATTATTGCATTCCAAGCATTACGGCGAGCGGTGGGGGCGGCATTGGTTGGACGTTGCCAGGTATGCGGACACGGGTGGCTACGAAACCGATATCTATTATCGCAACGCGTGGCGATTTCGTGACTACGTCGTGAAATCCTTCAACGATGACAAGCCCTATGATCAATTTGTTCAGGAGCAGATCGCGGGCGACGAAATCTGGGCGGACAATCTTGACCTTGGTGGCAGCTATGTGATGGATCCTGAAAAAAAACGTCACTTCGAGGCGTTGACGGGAACCGGTTTCTATGTCCTGGGCCCGCAGATTCACGAGTCGAACATGGATGTCAAGAAGCTTACGAATGAGCGACTGACCGATTGGGTGGACACGACTGGTGCTGCATTTATGGGGCTGACGTTTGCCTGTGCCAGGTGTCACGATCATAAGTTCGACCCAATTTCTCAGCGAGATTATTACTCGCTCCAAGCAATCTTTGCGACCAGTCGTGAAATTGAGATGCCGATGCAGCACGGCATGGGGCTTGCCGATTGGAAACAGCACTATCCAAAAATGCTCGCAGTCGAGGAAGCTCGCAAGGCCTATCGTGCCTATCAGCAAGCGAACTCGGAAGGTGAACGCACGGAGGTCGAGCAACGCAGGCTGCAAGAACTTAAAATGGAGCTTGCTGATCGTTTGCTCGCATTGCCGGAGAAGGATGCACAGGGTGATTTGTATGTGGGGGTTTACGAGCGTCCAACCGTGAGTGTGCTTGGGCACTACCGTGCGGGATTAGCACCGCAAGTCCTCCTGCTGAGTCGCGGCGATTTATCGCGTCCAAAGCAATCGATGGTCCCTCGCCTGCCGCAACTACTCGCTCAGCAGACGAACGTCAACAGTCTGTTGACTGTGAATTCGATAGGTCGACGGAAGGAGTTTGCACGTTGGTTGACACGACCGGACCATCCTTTAACGGCTCGCGTGATGGCCAATCGGATTTGGCAGTGGCACTTTGGCCGCGGCATTGTCGCCACGTCGAACGACTTTGGCCGCATGGGAGCACCGCCTACTCATCCACCGTTGTTAGACTGGCTAGCTTCGGAGTTTGTCGCTCGCGGTTGGAGCGTTAAATCAATGCACCGATTGATGATGACGTCGCGGACCTATCGGCAATCGAGTTTATTTTACACGGAGGAACATGCTCAGCAGGACCCTGATAACAGGTTGCTTTGGCGGATGAATCGTCGTCGGCTGGCAGGCGAAGTGATTTGGGATGCAGTACATTCGGTCGCGGGCACCATCAATTTGGCGATGGGGGGCCGTCCGGTGATGCCACCTCTGTTGGCGGAGGAGTTGACAAATAAGTCGATTTGGGTCGAGTCTGAATTGGCATCGGACCAGACGCGTCGAGGCCTGTATATTGTTGTGCGGCGAAACTTCAATTTTCCGCTGTTTGACTTGTTCGATGCGCCAGTGAACGCCGTGAGTTGTTCAGGTCGTGACGCGTCAACGGTAGCGCCGCAAGCGCTGTGGTTATTGAACAATCAGTTGGGGTTCGAGCAGGCAAAGAATTTTGCGATGCGATTGGTTCACGAAGTGGGGCAGGAGCCGACCGCTCAGGTTAAACGCGCATGGCAAGTCGCATTGGGACGCCCCGCGTCTGGCAAGGAAGTAACTGAAGCAGTTGCATTTCTCGATCGGTTGGAGGAGATGGCCGACGATTCGTTGCCCGTTGACAAGCAACCAGCAGGACTTAATCAGCTTGCTCCGCGACGGGCGGCGGCACTGACCAAGCTTTGTTTGACGCTCTTTAATCTGAATGAATTTGTTTACGTGGACTGA
- a CDS encoding arylsulfatase yields the protein MLQPLAIPSTTRHLIPSSDRQHRFRPGFLAVAAVLILPLPTAESLAAEQFSTPNIVILLADDMGYGDVQALNPHSSVPTPNLNALAKSGMTFTDAHSPSAVCTPTRYAILTGRYCWRSKLKRGVLNGYSAPLIESHRPTIASMLKKQDYVTGIIGKWHLGLGFVRPQPSEEMDFTRPLTHGPNNLGFDYSYIIPASLDFPPYVYLEDGKVTEAATTLQTAQKFPAFLRKGPRSEKLIMHECLDDLTDRSVEFIKDQAATDKPFFLYFPLTAPHKPVLPHPRFEGKTQLGPYGDFVVQVDDTVGRVMRALQEANVDKNTLVIYSSDNGSFMARRDAQPDHVESSDVQAYRPEHHTANGALRGTKADVWEAGHRVPFFARWPGNIAEQTTCDQTICLVDLLATFAEITGVTQPVMAQDSYSFFPLLKGDATHNRPPVINHSAAGMFAIRAGQWKLVLGNGSGGRERPAGKSFKKPYQLFNLSDDLGESINVIEQHPSISSRLEQQCLEIIGNDR from the coding sequence ATGCTTCAGCCGCTTGCTATCCCATCCACCACTCGCCACCTCATCCCCTCAAGTGACCGACAACACCGATTCAGGCCAGGATTTCTTGCTGTTGCTGCCGTTCTCATCTTACCGCTTCCGACGGCAGAATCGCTTGCCGCCGAACAATTTTCAACACCGAATATTGTTATCCTCTTGGCTGACGACATGGGCTACGGAGATGTCCAGGCACTCAATCCTCATTCATCGGTCCCGACACCCAACCTGAATGCGTTGGCCAAATCGGGAATGACATTCACCGATGCCCACTCACCATCGGCCGTGTGCACACCAACCCGCTACGCAATTCTGACAGGTAGATATTGTTGGCGTTCAAAGCTGAAGCGAGGAGTTCTCAACGGATACTCCGCACCCTTAATTGAATCGCATCGGCCGACGATTGCATCCATGTTGAAGAAGCAAGACTATGTGACGGGAATCATCGGCAAATGGCATCTTGGACTTGGCTTTGTACGTCCGCAACCAAGTGAAGAAATGGACTTTACACGACCGCTGACGCATGGCCCCAACAACTTGGGTTTCGACTATTCCTACATCATTCCGGCATCTTTGGATTTCCCCCCCTACGTGTATCTTGAAGACGGCAAGGTCACAGAAGCAGCGACCACTTTACAAACAGCACAAAAATTCCCAGCATTCCTTCGTAAAGGACCACGATCCGAGAAATTGATCATGCACGAATGCCTGGACGATCTGACCGACCGGTCGGTAGAATTCATCAAAGATCAGGCAGCAACCGACAAGCCTTTCTTTCTTTATTTCCCACTGACGGCGCCACACAAACCCGTTTTGCCGCATCCCCGATTCGAAGGTAAAACGCAACTGGGTCCGTACGGTGATTTTGTTGTACAGGTCGATGACACCGTGGGACGCGTAATGCGAGCGTTGCAAGAAGCAAATGTGGATAAGAATACTCTCGTAATTTACAGCAGCGACAATGGTTCATTCATGGCTCGACGCGACGCCCAACCCGATCACGTTGAAAGTTCCGACGTGCAAGCTTATCGACCTGAACACCACACAGCGAACGGCGCCCTTCGAGGCACGAAAGCTGACGTTTGGGAAGCCGGTCATCGAGTGCCATTTTTCGCACGCTGGCCAGGCAATATCGCGGAACAAACCACTTGCGATCAAACCATTTGCTTAGTCGACTTATTGGCTACCTTTGCCGAAATCACCGGCGTTACGCAACCGGTAATGGCTCAGGACAGCTACAGCTTTTTCCCACTTCTCAAAGGTGACGCCACGCATAATCGACCGCCAGTCATTAACCACTCAGCGGCCGGCATGTTCGCTATTCGCGCAGGTCAATGGAAACTCGTCTTGGGCAATGGCTCGGGTGGGCGTGAACGTCCAGCAGGAAAATCGTTCAAGAAGCCCTACCAATTGTTTAATCTGAGTGATGATCTGGGAGAATCAATAAATGTGATCGAACAACACCCGTCAATTTCCAGCAGGCTTGAGCAACAATGCCTGGAAATCATCGGAAATGACCGTTAG
- a CDS encoding J domain-containing protein: MNSFYEILGVERSASRREIRDAFLNLAHQHHPDLNRNHSGADEQFKHVRRAYEVLSDPIRRAAYDDNPGLFPLAQEQTGNKSTIVPEAYQASGPNRFHSSSRRRHPETAIPFSFNLQPAQPKRKRLILATLCTGIVMASISYFALTQPPTSTPSAGHRLTGKTSGIHPSPHLSVPIVPQEDRYPPHHELGQAVQLPSGSSPRDKQLSASHRHDTETNAAQMPSSDRELHTHEFLFQLHPENSPFLLLPQDESHTVLIPDFGVTGSIIVPKAQVALLPDYVEQQRLLLNDLGSTFQQLIDTPLPEMREPAALIGPPTFERLPPLQMQLPPTAQGGSSSGVLMPGKGPLIRPGAELSGTPSTSLRLPRGFPGYRATQEAHIPSWSRPLSFSVVPPTSVAVPPTPAGLPISSGLQPGRPGATRYGPIENKHLPYQPFNPSRAQPEAKNHSAGRL, translated from the coding sequence ATGAATTCGTTCTATGAGATTCTGGGAGTCGAACGCAGCGCATCTCGTCGCGAGATTCGTGATGCGTTTTTGAATCTTGCTCATCAGCACCACCCTGATCTCAATCGAAATCACTCCGGTGCAGACGAACAATTCAAGCATGTCCGCCGAGCTTATGAAGTTTTGAGTGATCCAATTCGCCGCGCGGCCTATGACGACAATCCCGGCTTGTTCCCGCTAGCACAAGAACAGACAGGAAACAAATCGACCATCGTGCCCGAAGCTTACCAGGCATCTGGCCCCAACCGATTTCACAGCAGCAGCCGTCGCCGTCATCCCGAAACGGCGATACCGTTTTCCTTCAACTTACAACCGGCGCAGCCGAAACGAAAACGCTTGATTCTCGCAACGCTTTGCACAGGAATCGTCATGGCATCGATCTCTTACTTTGCCCTGACTCAACCTCCAACGTCCACACCATCCGCGGGTCATCGGTTGACCGGAAAAACATCCGGGATTCATCCCTCCCCCCACTTGTCAGTGCCGATTGTTCCTCAGGAAGATCGATATCCTCCCCATCACGAGCTTGGGCAAGCCGTGCAACTCCCCTCCGGGTCATCCCCCCGGGATAAGCAACTATCTGCTTCCCACCGCCACGATACAGAAACTAACGCCGCACAGATGCCGTCCAGCGACAGAGAGCTTCACACCCACGAATTCCTGTTCCAATTACACCCCGAAAACTCCCCCTTTTTACTCCTACCTCAAGACGAATCCCATACCGTCTTGATTCCAGACTTTGGGGTAACCGGATCAATAATCGTTCCCAAAGCCCAGGTCGCCTTGCTGCCCGATTATGTCGAACAACAGCGTTTGCTGCTGAATGATTTAGGATCAACGTTTCAACAACTGATAGATACACCCTTACCAGAAATGCGGGAACCCGCAGCGTTGATCGGACCACCGACCTTCGAACGCCTGCCACCACTGCAAATGCAGTTGCCGCCGACAGCCCAAGGTGGCTCCAGTTCAGGTGTTCTCATGCCAGGCAAAGGCCCGTTGATTCGTCCGGGCGCGGAGTTGAGTGGAACGCCTTCCACTTCACTTCGACTGCCAAGGGGATTTCCCGGGTATCGAGCCACCCAGGAGGCACATATTCCAAGTTGGTCGCGTCCTCTGTCTTTTTCGGTAGTCCCGCCAACAAGCGTGGCAGTCCCCCCAACGCCTGCCGGCCTACCGATTAGCAGTGGCCTTCAACCAGGACGACCTGGCGCGACCCGATATGGCCCGATCGAAAACAAGCATCTGCCCTACCAGCCATTCAATCCCTCACGGGCACAACCGGAAGCGAAAAATCACTCTGCCGGCCGTCTCTAG
- a CDS encoding glucosamine-6-phosphate deaminase, whose amino-acid sequence MNIVIREDKEAMGLQAAVDGAEHIRNAIQDKGAATIIVATGASQFTMLDNLIRQPDIDWSVVTGFHLDEYLGLPISHPASFRKYLKERFVDHLPLKAFHYIDGEVQPIATECDRLSAAIQQHDVDVAFVGIGENGHLAFNDPPADFDTQVPYLVVDLDDACREQQLGEGWFPTFEDVPKQAVSMSVQQILKSQAIVCTVPDQRKARAVADSAEGTVTPQVPASILQRHERTTLYLDRLAASLLSNS is encoded by the coding sequence ATGAATATCGTCATACGTGAAGACAAAGAAGCAATGGGGCTGCAGGCCGCCGTCGATGGTGCTGAGCACATTCGTAATGCGATCCAAGACAAGGGCGCAGCGACGATCATCGTCGCGACCGGCGCATCTCAGTTTACGATGCTCGATAACCTGATTCGCCAGCCCGACATTGATTGGTCCGTCGTGACCGGTTTCCATCTCGACGAGTATCTCGGGTTGCCGATTTCTCATCCAGCTTCGTTTCGTAAATATCTGAAAGAACGATTCGTTGACCACCTTCCGCTCAAGGCATTTCATTATATTGATGGAGAAGTGCAGCCGATCGCGACTGAATGCGACCGTTTGTCTGCAGCGATTCAACAGCACGATGTTGACGTCGCCTTTGTGGGAATCGGCGAAAATGGCCATCTTGCTTTTAATGACCCTCCCGCCGACTTTGACACGCAAGTTCCCTATTTAGTGGTTGATCTGGATGATGCCTGCCGGGAGCAGCAGCTAGGCGAGGGGTGGTTTCCAACATTCGAAGATGTGCCGAAACAAGCCGTCAGTATGTCCGTACAGCAGATTCTGAAATCGCAGGCGATTGTTTGCACGGTGCCCGATCAACGTAAGGCTCGGGCTGTTGCCGATTCAGCCGAAGGCACGGTTACACCTCAGGTGCCTGCATCGATACTTCAACGTCACGAGCGGACGACGCTTTACTTAGATCGTCTCGCTGCTTCGCTGCTGAGCAATTCCTAA
- a CDS encoding cysteine desulfurase-like protein: MKLTAEIVEHCRGQFPSLSRQVGDRSAIYFDGPAGTQVPECVIDAIREYLCRCNANHGGLFATSIESDRWLDEIHRAVADFLGANDPDEVAFGANMTSLTMAVSRALAKTWQPGDEVVVTRLEHDANFSPWVLAAQDAGATVRYVNIHPEDCTLDLDDFRGKINTKTRLVAVGCASNASGTVNPVQQICRWAREVGAISFLDAVHYAPHQLIDIDEFGCDLLVCSAYKFFGPHVGIMWGRRQLLEQLQPYKLRPATDELPGRWMTGTQNHECLAATKGAIDYLETLGQTVAESTPPDRRHALRTAFQAIRQYENGLAEKLLDGLQQIEGVKVWGITAKDRMSERFSTVSFTHPQFTSTQIAKRLGEAGIFVWHGNFYALPLSEALGLEPDGMVRIGLVHYNTAEEVQSFLDALRDIVS, from the coding sequence CAAGTGCCTGAATGCGTAATCGATGCGATTCGGGAGTACCTCTGTCGTTGTAATGCAAATCACGGGGGGTTGTTTGCAACCAGCATCGAAAGCGATCGTTGGTTGGACGAAATCCATCGAGCGGTTGCCGATTTTCTTGGCGCCAACGATCCAGATGAGGTGGCCTTTGGTGCAAACATGACGAGTTTGACGATGGCCGTTTCACGGGCACTCGCCAAGACATGGCAGCCGGGTGACGAAGTGGTGGTAACTCGACTTGAACACGATGCGAATTTTAGTCCTTGGGTGCTTGCTGCTCAGGATGCGGGCGCAACGGTGAGATATGTCAATATTCATCCTGAAGATTGCACACTCGACTTGGATGACTTTCGGGGGAAAATCAACACCAAGACGCGGCTCGTGGCGGTGGGATGTGCCTCGAACGCGTCAGGAACCGTTAATCCCGTGCAGCAGATTTGTCGCTGGGCCCGTGAAGTTGGTGCAATCAGTTTCTTGGATGCTGTCCACTATGCACCTCACCAACTGATTGACATCGATGAATTCGGTTGCGACTTGCTTGTCTGCAGTGCCTACAAGTTTTTTGGTCCACACGTGGGCATCATGTGGGGACGACGCCAACTACTGGAACAACTGCAACCTTATAAGCTCCGTCCGGCAACGGACGAACTTCCCGGTCGGTGGATGACTGGCACGCAAAACCACGAGTGTCTGGCGGCAACGAAAGGGGCGATCGATTATTTAGAAACGCTGGGGCAAACCGTGGCGGAAAGTACTCCGCCGGATCGAAGACACGCATTGCGGACAGCTTTTCAAGCCATTCGCCAATATGAAAATGGTCTGGCAGAAAAACTCTTGGATGGACTGCAGCAAATTGAAGGGGTCAAAGTTTGGGGGATCACTGCCAAAGATCGAATGTCAGAACGGTTTTCTACCGTTTCGTTCACGCATCCTCAATTCACTTCAACACAAATTGCCAAGCGACTCGGTGAGGCCGGCATTTTTGTCTGGCATGGGAATTTCTATGCTCTGCCCCTGTCGGAAGCATTGGGGCTGGAGCCGGACGGCATGGTGAGAATCGGATTGGTGCATTACAACACGGCTGAGGAAGTACAATCTTTCTTGGATGCGTTGCGGGATATCGTTTCGTGA